A window from Cellulomonas sp. C5510 encodes these proteins:
- the alr gene encoding alanine racemase, with amino-acid sequence MSLFPARAVVDLSAIRDNARTLGDLAPTAQVMAVVKADAYGHGLVPVARAAVQGGATWLGVAQLGEALALREAGITARVLTWLYAPGAPLTDAVAADVDLSVAAPWALQEVAASARVTGRTARVHLKLDTGLGRNGLTPADLPEVLDAALRMEAEGVLRVVGLWSHLAFADEPGHPTLHRQAEALRAAAADAEARGARLEVRHIAASASTLTDPDLHLDLVRPGIALYGLTPVPQLGGPERFGLRPAMTVEAELATVKRVPAGHGVSYGHHYVTDRETTLGVVPLGYADGVPRHASGTDGAPGAPLGVHGRRLAIAGRVCMDQVVVDLGPDATESAGDVVELFGTGADGGPTAQDWAEACGTISYEIVTRLGARVPRVHVDPEAPGGTGGER; translated from the coding sequence GTGAGCCTGTTCCCCGCCCGCGCCGTGGTCGACCTCTCCGCGATCCGTGACAACGCCCGCACCCTCGGGGACCTCGCGCCGACCGCCCAGGTGATGGCGGTCGTCAAGGCCGACGCGTACGGGCACGGCCTGGTGCCGGTCGCGCGCGCGGCGGTCCAGGGCGGCGCGACCTGGCTGGGGGTGGCCCAGCTCGGCGAGGCCCTCGCGCTGCGCGAGGCGGGGATCACCGCCCGCGTCCTCACCTGGTTGTACGCCCCGGGCGCGCCGCTGACCGACGCGGTGGCGGCGGACGTGGACCTGTCGGTGGCCGCGCCGTGGGCGCTGCAGGAGGTCGCCGCGTCCGCCCGCGTCACCGGCAGGACGGCGCGCGTGCACCTCAAGCTCGACACCGGGCTGGGGCGCAACGGGCTGACCCCGGCGGACCTGCCCGAGGTGCTCGACGCGGCCCTGCGGATGGAGGCCGAGGGCGTGCTGCGGGTGGTCGGCCTGTGGTCGCACCTCGCGTTCGCCGACGAGCCGGGGCACCCGACGCTGCACCGCCAGGCGGAGGCGCTGCGGGCGGCGGCCGCGGACGCCGAGGCGCGCGGTGCTCGGCTCGAGGTGCGCCACATCGCTGCGTCGGCGTCGACGCTGACCGACCCCGACCTCCACCTGGACCTGGTCCGGCCCGGCATCGCGCTGTACGGGCTCACGCCCGTGCCGCAGCTCGGCGGGCCGGAGCGGTTCGGGCTGCGGCCGGCGATGACGGTCGAGGCCGAGCTGGCGACGGTGAAGCGGGTCCCCGCCGGGCACGGCGTCTCGTACGGGCACCACTACGTGACGGACCGCGAGACGACGCTCGGCGTGGTGCCGCTCGGGTACGCGGACGGCGTGCCGCGGCACGCCTCCGGCACCGACGGTGCGCCCGGGGCCCCGCTGGGCGTGCACGGGCGGCGGCTCGCGATCGCCGGCCGGGTCTGCATGGACCAGGTCGTGGTGGACCTGGGACCCGACGCCACCGAGTCCGCGGGCGACGTGGTCGAGCTGTTCGGCACGGGCGCCGACGGCGGGCCCACCGCGCAGGACTGGGCGGAGGCGTGCGGCACCATCTCGTACGAGATCGTGACGCGGCTCGGCGCCCGCGTCCCGCGCGTGCACGTGGACCCCGAGGCGCCGGGCGGCACGGGAGGAGAACGGTGA
- the tsaE gene encoding tRNA (adenosine(37)-N6)-threonylcarbamoyltransferase complex ATPase subunit type 1 TsaE, translating into MSGQDGTTTVAEVAVELADADATRAYGAALAGLLRPGDLVVLTGDLGAGKTTLTQGIGQGLHVRGAVASPTFVIARVHPPLPRDDGTTGPALVHVDAYRLGSLDEVDALDLDASLDESVTVVEWGAGLVESLAADRLEVALRRPRGAVGDAEDAAAGVRTVTVRAHGDRWRGVPLPG; encoded by the coding sequence GTGAGCGGGCAGGACGGGACGACGACGGTGGCCGAGGTCGCGGTGGAGCTCGCGGACGCGGACGCGACGCGCGCGTACGGCGCGGCGCTCGCGGGGCTGCTGCGGCCGGGCGACCTGGTGGTGCTGACCGGCGACCTCGGCGCCGGCAAGACGACCCTCACGCAGGGGATCGGGCAGGGGCTGCACGTGCGGGGCGCGGTCGCGTCGCCGACGTTCGTCATCGCCCGGGTGCACCCGCCGCTGCCGCGCGACGACGGCACGACCGGGCCGGCCCTGGTGCACGTCGACGCGTACCGGCTCGGCTCGCTCGACGAGGTCGACGCGCTCGACCTGGACGCCTCCCTGGACGAGTCCGTGACCGTCGTGGAGTGGGGGGCGGGCCTCGTGGAGTCGCTGGCCGCCGACCGGCTCGAGGTCGCGCTGCGGCGCCCCCGCGGTGCGGTGGGGGACGCCGAGGACGCCGCCGCCGGGGTCCGGACCGTGACGGTCCGCGCCCACGGCGACCGCTGGCGCGGCGTGCCGCTGCCCGGCTGA
- a CDS encoding nucleoside/nucleotide kinase family protein: MHRRVAALLAPAPGADRPVRRLLGITGPPGAGKSTLSAQILAAFAGSCVVAPMDGFHLAQTELERLGRQDRKGAPDTFDAAGYVALLRRLRAAVPGETVYAPEYRRDLRNGIAGAIAVPADVPLVITEGNYLLLDDHGFGPVRGLLDECWFAELPESVRAERLVARHRLFGKAPEAAYAWTHGPDQRNADLVAGTRDRADVVVTVD, from the coding sequence CTGCACCGCCGGGTCGCCGCGCTGCTCGCCCCGGCACCGGGTGCCGACCGGCCGGTGCGCCGGCTGCTCGGCATCACGGGGCCGCCCGGAGCGGGCAAGTCGACGCTGTCGGCCCAGATCCTCGCTGCGTTCGCGGGCTCGTGCGTCGTCGCCCCGATGGACGGGTTCCACCTGGCGCAGACCGAGCTGGAGCGGCTCGGCCGGCAGGACCGCAAGGGCGCCCCGGACACGTTCGACGCGGCCGGCTACGTCGCGCTGCTCCGGCGGCTGCGCGCGGCGGTGCCCGGGGAGACGGTGTACGCGCCCGAGTACCGGCGCGACCTGCGCAACGGGATCGCCGGGGCGATCGCCGTGCCGGCCGACGTGCCGCTCGTCATCACCGAGGGCAACTACCTGCTGCTGGACGACCACGGGTTCGGTCCGGTCCGGGGTCTGCTCGACGAGTGCTGGTTCGCCGAGCTGCCGGAGTCCGTGCGGGCGGAGCGGCTCGTGGCACGCCACCGGCTGTTCGGCAAGGCCCCGGAGGCCGCGTACGCCTGGACCCACGGCCCGGACCAGCGCAACGCCGACCTCGTCGCGGGCACCCGCGACCGCGCGGACGTGGTGGTGACGGTCGACTGA
- the rimI gene encoding ribosomal protein S18-alanine N-acetyltransferase → MTVRVRPLVPADLDDMEAMERALFGAGAWSRTSLAEELDGPGRWYVGAEDDAGRLVGYAGLWFDGWDAQVMTIGTRPDAQGRGVGRALLDALLGRARELRAGDVLLEVRVDNEPALRLYERAGFERFGRRRGYYQPENVDAWTMRLRLAGAAPVGGDHAGGGDAGGQPASV, encoded by the coding sequence GTGACCGTGCGGGTGCGGCCGCTGGTGCCCGCCGACCTGGACGACATGGAGGCGATGGAGCGCGCGCTGTTCGGCGCGGGCGCGTGGTCGCGGACGTCGCTCGCGGAGGAGCTGGACGGGCCGGGGCGCTGGTACGTGGGGGCCGAGGACGACGCGGGTCGGCTCGTCGGGTACGCGGGCCTGTGGTTCGACGGCTGGGACGCCCAGGTCATGACGATCGGCACCCGGCCGGACGCGCAGGGCCGCGGCGTGGGGCGCGCTCTGCTGGACGCGCTGCTGGGCCGGGCACGCGAGCTGCGCGCCGGGGACGTGCTGCTGGAGGTGCGGGTGGACAACGAGCCGGCGCTGCGGCTGTACGAGCGTGCGGGGTTCGAGCGGTTCGGCCGGCGCCGCGGCTACTACCAGCCGGAGAACGTGGACGCCTGGACGATGCGGCTGCGCCTGGCGGGCGCCGCGCCGGTCGGCGGGGACCACGCGGGCGGCGGCGACGCGGGCGGGCAGC
- the tsaB gene encoding tRNA (adenosine(37)-N6)-threonylcarbamoyltransferase complex dimerization subunit type 1 TsaB has protein sequence MPVLALDTSAAASAAVVDDAGRTLATRSSGETRRHAEALTPLLDAVLAEAGVARTELTAVVAGTGPAPFTGLRVGLVTARTLGLALGIPVHGVSSLDALALATVRALQPAGEVLVVTDARRREVYWARYRAAVGAGTDATVEVVDGPGVDTPADVAARGVEGLVVAGAGTALYPELLPATPGTPVGVDPADLARVALARLAVAGRGTVLPTEPLYLRRPDAVPPAPGKRVLGS, from the coding sequence GTGCCCGTCCTCGCGCTCGACACCTCCGCCGCCGCGTCCGCCGCCGTCGTCGACGACGCGGGCCGCACCCTCGCGACCCGCTCGTCCGGGGAGACGCGCCGGCACGCCGAGGCCCTCACCCCGCTGCTCGACGCGGTGCTGGCCGAGGCCGGCGTGGCGCGCACGGAGCTCACGGCGGTCGTCGCCGGGACCGGGCCGGCTCCCTTCACGGGGCTGCGCGTCGGGCTCGTCACGGCCCGGACGCTGGGGCTGGCGCTGGGGATCCCGGTGCACGGCGTGTCCTCCCTCGACGCCCTGGCGCTCGCGACGGTCCGCGCGCTGCAGCCGGCGGGGGAGGTGCTCGTGGTCACCGACGCGCGGCGCCGCGAGGTGTACTGGGCGCGCTACCGGGCGGCGGTGGGCGCAGGCACGGACGCGACCGTCGAGGTGGTCGACGGCCCGGGCGTGGACACGCCGGCGGACGTCGCGGCCCGGGGCGTCGAGGGGCTCGTGGTGGCGGGCGCCGGCACCGCGCTGTACCCGGAGCTGCTGCCGGCCACGCCCGGCACACCGGTGGGCGTCGACCCGGCGGACCTCGCGCGCGTCGCCCTGGCCCGGCTGGCGGTCGCGGGCCGGGGCACCGTCCTGCCGACGGAGCCGCTGTACCTGCGCCGGCCGGACGCGGTGCCGCCGGCCCCGGGCAAGCGGGTGCTGGGGTCGTGA